DNA from Triticum aestivum cultivar Chinese Spring chromosome 7D, IWGSC CS RefSeq v2.1, whole genome shotgun sequence:
AGAGGGAGGGGGGTCTGCTAGTAGCTACTGCTGGAGGGGATTGAAGGGAGGAGGGAGGAGCTCCTGCTCGGGATAGAGAGCAGAGCGGGAGGAGTTCTGCCAGCAGTTGCTGCTAGAGGGGATTGAAGGGAGGAGCTGTTGTTGCATggagaggaagaacagagagggagagacATGGTTGGACGCCGGTGGAGTTGTTGCATGCGTGCAAATATGGATAGAGAGAGGTGATGTTCCAGATTGCTTGTGTGTCTTCAGTGCTACTACTATTGCAATTTATTTGAGAAAGAGCACAGATATGTGAGATAGAGAGATATGTGCAGGACCAAATAGGACAGTGATGTCACATAGAGAGCAGCAATCAGAGAGAGATTGCTGCACATTTTTACATATAGAACATAGAGATAGCTTGCTGGAAATTTTTGTGCTACTGCTATTTATTTGTGTTGAAGCTTATTGTTTCGTGTTTTTATTTCAGATTTTGATAATGGACGATCAGAGTTATTTTGAGTTGTTGCATAGTGATGCCGGATTGAATGATTTGCACTGGACCGAAGAACAACATGTCGATCTTGAAGGGCATGTGGAACAAGAAATTGATCTCGAAGGGCATGAAGAACAACAAACTGATCTCAAAGAGACTGAAGAGCCTACCCCTCTTGTGAAAGCAAGGTCTTCGAAAGCAAAGGCGAAGAAAGCAAGCGCTTCAAAAGCAAGAGCTTCGAAGAGGCAAAAGAATTTCAGCAAGGCTGAAGACTTAACTTTGGTGGATGCATACCTCAAGATAACTCAAGATCCAACCATAGGAGTAGACCAATCTCGTGATTGTTATTGGAAAAGAATCGATGCTTACTTCCATGCCAATAAATCTGAAGACCATGGTCGCACACAAGGTTCTCTTCAACATCGTTGGGCTATTATTGGCATAGACTGCATTATTACTAACACCTAATCATTATAAAAGCTACATCAGTCCACGGATCTGCCACAGGTGCTCAACTAGATCAAGTTGACGCTGGTAGTGAACTTGTTTGTTTCGAATGTCACTTTGAGCTTGAAGAAACTGAGTCAATGTAGCCGCCTGTTGGTGAGAAGGTGTCACTAGTTCTCCCATGTTATCGTAGCGATAGTCTACAAGACTTCCACGCTCATCTTCTATTATCATGTTATGCAAGATGATACAAGCTGTCATCACTTCTCTGAGTGTCTCCAGATCCCGATACCTTGCCGGTCCACGTACAATAGCAAAGCGAGCTTGCAGAACACCAAAGGCTCGTTCGACATCCTTCCGACATGCTTCCTGAAACCAGGAGAAATTTTTGTGCTTCTCACCTTTTGGGTTTGGAATTGTTTCACAAATGTTGCCCACTGCGGATATATGCCATCTGCAAGGTAATACCCCGTGTTGTAGTTGTGACCATTGATGGTATAATTCACTTCTGGAGCATGCCCTTCAACTAGATTTGGAAGCACGGGTGAACGATGGAGAACATTTATATCATTATGAGATCCTTGTAAACCAAAGAAAGAATGCCAAATCCAAAGGTCTTGTGAAGCAACGGCTTCAAGAATGACCGTGGGTACGCGTTTATGGCCAACAAAAAAACCTTTGTGTGCAGTAGGGCAATTTTTCCACTTTCAATGCATGCAATCGATGCTTCCGAGCATACCCGGAAACCCCCTTTGCTCTCCAATTGCAAGTAATCTAGCAGTATCTTCAGCATTTGGAGATCTCAGGTACTGACCCCCAAAGACCTCGATCACAGCATGCACAAATCTTCTAAGATTTTCTAAAGCGGTGGACTTTGCTAGCCGACAATACTCATCAGTAAGATCAGCTGCTATCCCGTAAGCTAGGATTCGAAATACTGAGGTCAATTTTTGATAAGGATGTAAACCAGGAACACCAGCACTATTTCTTCTCAGAGAAAAATAGCTATCATGTGCCTCTATAGCACTTGCTACGCGCAGAAAAAGAGGACGATGCATTATATACCTGTGAATAAAAGCTTAAATGAGACATGAAGAGCGACTACTATGGTGAAAACGAAACATATGCACCAGTTTCATACCTATTGCGAAACATCCTTGCCTTGAAGGTGGGGTTCTCTGCAAAATAGTCCTTGTGGAGGTTCTGAAAGCGTTCCGCAAAATCGTGCTGAAGAGATTGACGTCCCGGTTGTGAACCTCCATGTCGTGGAGCATCCagccgggcttcttcttcctctgctacaATTGCAGCCATCATGAGTTCCTCATCTTCGGAGGAGGAATCTTCGCAAAATTGCTGGGCCAAACTTTGACGGTATCGTTTCGTTGTGGAGAGATGGCAGAGAGATGGCGAAAGAGAAGTAGAAGAGGAGGCACGATCATGATTGTGATAGATATGAAGGTTGATCATGTATTTGTAGAGACAAAACTAGCCGTTGGTAGTTATGAAATACTCTTAAAATATAGAATAAGGGAGATGTTTAGGGGAACTGCTGGAGTTGAGCAATTTTTAGGGGAGAATCTTTTTAGGGGAGTCCCATATTTTGAGATATAGGGGAGAAATTTCAGGGGAACTGCTGGACTTGCTCTAAGATAGTGTAGGTTGTGTCAGTCAAGACAACAAATGACGTCCGACGAGTGATCCATCAAGTTGGCCAGCCATGGCCCGGACTTGAATTTTATTTTAGCATGTCCGGATTGTTGAACCATGTTCTTTTTGCTTTGTTGCATTGTTGAATTATTGAATTGTGATAAATTTTGTGTTATAATGAATGCCATGAATTTGAGGGTTTAAATTTAAGCAGTGTGACCGCCTCGGTGGCCGCCCGACTCTGTTTGTGGATGCGTCTGGGCATGCCCGCGGTGGGCGGACTTGCTAAGTGAGTTACTTTTTCATCCCCTCCTATACAAAGCTGGTCAAACGTGACGGGCCAACCAGGCCAGCCCACGAGCACGTCGGCACGGCCCGCCATGGGCCAGGCACGGCAGGGGCTAAACAAGCTGTGCCCGGCACGCGGCATGTCTGGGGCCGTGCCTGGTCCTGGAGGCTGGGCAAGCGGACCGGCACGGCACGACCCAtttaatttttctattttttccttttttgagctgattttcttttttttgaattatataaatatatatagccTATATAATCAGCCTAATAGGCCTAAAATGGCCCAAATACAGCCCATAAGGCCAAACTGCTAAACAGACCAGTGTGCTAAACGGGCCAACGTGCCGGCCCGATTAACTAAGCGGCCCTGGAGGCGCAGCACGCGGGCCGGCACAGCACGCCGGCTCTGCTCCGGCGTGTGGATTAAAGTAAAAAAAAAAAGGCGTTTCTTCAGTGTTCCACGGCGGCGCGCCTCAATCCCCTCCGGTCTCTCACCCCGACaccggcggcaacggcggccgtaAGTTTCTTCCTCACCTACCTCTTCCCTGCTTAATTTTCTCCTGATTTTCCGGATCCGCGACGTCGAAGGCTTCCTCCTCCCTCGGATTTCCCCTCAGCCCTCGGATTTCCCGTCACTCCTCGGATTGATTCCTCTGCAGTTCAAGTTCCGGCCGGTGTCGGAGACGAAACGGCCTATATATAGATGGAGGAGAGGGCGGAGGAGATCTGAGCAAGCCGAGGTCGAGCGCGCGCGATGGGGAAAAAGCTACCCCCTTCTACTCCGACGGCGGGAAGGCGGCGCAAAGGTCCCTCCTTGGCCCCGCTCTCCGCCTGCAAGCGCCGGCGGACCCATGAGGCAAGCGGCTGGGCTTCCCTCCCCACCGATGTGGTTCACCTCGTCACCAGCCGCCTGCTGGCCGGCGACGTGGTGGACTACATCGTCTTCCGGGCCGTCTGCTCCGGCTGGCGCAGCTGCACGAGCGACGCGCGCGACCCCACGCTGAGCAAACCGGACCTCTGGCCGCGCGGCTGGGTCGCCCTCTGCGACGGCGACGGGGTACGCCCGGACGACGCCGGCGAGATCGGCTTCTTCCACGCGCGGACGGCCaggcgcctccgcgtccgcctgCCGGAGCTCCTGCGCCACAGGATCGTCGGTTTCACCCAGGGACTGATCATTCTTCTGAACAAACGCACCGCCGCCGTCCGGGTGCTGCATCCCTTCACACGGGTCGTGGTCGACCTCCCGTCCCTCATCCCTGTGTTCCACGACGCCGTCAGGAACCGGAACTCTCTGCTTGACATGAATGCCGCGGTCTGCAGCGCGTCCGCGACCTCCATTGCCGTGGTGGCATGGTTCCCGTGGACACATGTGGTGATCGGCGCCGAGGCTGGCCGCCCAACTTGGGAGGTCCTCCACCCAGGGCTTTTCCTTAGGAGCATCCTGCCCTTCCAAGGAAGGCTTTACGCGACAGTCGCCAAGGGTGACTCAAGGAAGATCATGCAGCTGTATCCGAGATCACCACATCCTGTGCTTGCTCATGTTCCAAATAATTTTGGTGATCCGAGCCTATGCAGCTACTTCCTCATGGAGTCTGGTGGGCGAGTGCTGCTTGCCATCCGCCATTTAACTGCACAACATTGTGGCGTGGACCCCTTCCAGCAAAATG
Protein-coding regions in this window:
- the LOC123169637 gene encoding uncharacterized protein, which translates into the protein MGKKLPPSTPTAGRRRKGPSLAPLSACKRRRTHEASGWASLPTDVVHLVTSRLLAGDVVDYIVFRAVCSGWRSCTSDARDPTLSKPDLWPRGWVALCDGDGVRPDDAGEIGFFHARTARRLRVRLPELLRHRIVGFTQGLIILLNKRTAAVRVLHPFTRVVVDLPSLIPVFHDAVRNRNSLLDMNAAVCSASATSIAVVAWFPWTHVVIGAEAGRPTWEVLHPGLFLRSILPFQGRLYATVAKGDSRKIMQLYPRSPHPVLAHVPNNFGDPSLCSYFLMESGGRVLLAIRHLTAQHCGVDPFQQNAYKLFALDIDRGELIPVNCLGGRALFLSRDRSLSVSARDLPSVNSNSIYFSLRRDPVVVHSIRTGFSERLAVTCQIHDGKDRIRPSVCPFTIADHLLTYCHPHEWTKGLMFHEYHSIPESFEELTKNIKAKNSELRIPRIAAR